DNA from Bacillus sp. PK3_68:
GTATACTCTGAAGGTTTAAGAACGATTGTATTTCCTGCTGCAATGGCCGGAGCCACAAACTCGGCTAGCATAAGAGTAGGAAAGTTCCACGGAATGATAATTCCATAAACACCGTTTGCTTTTCGGAATGTGAAAATTCGTTTGTTTTTATCTAATGAAGGGATAATGGCTGTTTCCATGCGTTTTGCATCTTCTGCAGCAATTCTAAATAATTCTGCTGATTCCTCGATATCTGGTAATGCTTCAGCTTCATACGGTTTACCTTGTTCAAGCGTAAGTGCACGGCTCAATTTTTCTTTATTCCGATCAATTGCATCAGCGATCGCATAACAAACTCGGCCGCGTTCCCAAGCAGTAGCTTCCTCCCAAGAGACTTGAGCCTTTTTAGCTGCTGCAACCGCTGCAGCAATTTCTTCTTCAGTGGAATCTGGAGCTCGATAAATGACTTCGCCTGTAACAGGAGAAACTATTTCACGTACGTTTGCACTAGCTGACTCTGTCCATTCTCCATTAATACAATTTCTCAATACTGCCGTTTTTGTTTGCATATTAACAACTCCCTTTTTAAACTTTTATTTTTTATGTTAGATAGTCATTTCTTGTGGATTGTTTGAATTTTGCCTTTTTCGCAATAAGTAGAGAGTAATATTTCTTTGAGTTAAGTAAGTAATAAACTTTGGTGGGGCAATACGTTGTTCCGGTGGTTTTGCATCTTTCTCTTTAATTTCTCTATTTAACATTTCTGATAGTTCTAGATGCACCTACTACAATAACATCCTTCGAGTACTAAACCTCCTTCCAATCTATTTGCATGTATTCAACATACTTACTAAAATACTAAGCAAGACTTATGCCAACCTTTCAAACCTTATAAACTGGCAAAATTAATAGGAATTTTATAAAATGATGGCATCTTGCATCTGAATTTGATGCAATATTGCATCAAATTATCTTTGGTGTTGGTTGCTAATTGAAAGATCTGAATAAGAAACAAGAACAGGAAAAAAAGCTGTTCATATTAGTGAAATTCTATTAAGTGGCTTGATAAAGCTAATAGTGTTACAGAGGGGACGAAAGTTCAAAGACAGGAAGTTGTCCTGTTCGTAGCGAATACTTTTAGCTACAACACCCCCTATTCCCATAAATTCAAAAAAAGTAAAATAACCACATTAAGAGCTGGATGTTTTACTTTTGTAATATGAATAAATTTTCATTGGATATGGAGGGGTATAATGAGGATAGATGAATATCTCATAAGGGATGTATTTTGTATAGCCTGGCCTGCAACAGTTGAAATTATCTATTTGGAAGCAATTAAGACTAGTTATCACTGGTTTTTATTAAATGAAGGAGAAGAAATTATTGGGTGTATAAAACGAGAGACGCTTTATGACCAATTAAAGACTACCGATTTCACAAAACTACATTCAATAGCTATAAAAGATTTATTGACGGATGTTTCGGTTGTAACTGACGAAGAATCAAGCCAAATAAACTATGATGCCAATAAGGTTATCGTTGTAACAGATTCAAAAGGAAAAATTAAGGGAGTAATCGATTGGGCATTCGAAAAAAAAATACATGAAATAGTTAATGAAGATGAATGGTTTCTCAAAGAAATGCAGACAGTTTTTGATGAGTTTTATCAGAGTATTTTTGTTACAGATGAAAAAGGAAATGTTATACGAGTTAGCTCTCATGATGATCAACCGTATTTGGGGAAAAATGTTTTTGAACTAGAGAGGGAAAGAGCCTTTTATCCATCCATTTCGGCAAAAGCAATTAAATCAGGCAAGCGAGAGAGCGGATTACAATATACAAATACAGGCGAAATATTTCAAATTGAATCAATTCCCATAAAGAACGACTTGGGAGAAATTGTACGTGTAGTGTCCATTACGAAACATTCATCAGAAATTAAGCATTTAAAAAAGATACAGCAAGAAACCAAAACTTTACTGGATAGTTATCAAAGAGAGGTAGCACGAATTAAGCAGGAGAAATACGATAATAAACCCTTAATATATAAAAGTAAAGCTATGGAAGATGTGTTCGAACTTGTTAAGTCAGTAGCCTCTGTAGATACTTCTGTCCTGATTTTGGGTGAAACAGGTGTAGGTAAACAAATGATTGCAAATCAAGTTCATTTATTATCTCATCGAAATGATAAGCCCTTTGTTACAATTAACTGCGGAGCGATACCGGAAAATTTATTAGAGTCTGAGCTGTTCGGTTATGAGGAAGGGGCTTTTTCTGGTGCACGAAGAGGAGGCAAATTAGGACTTTTTCAAATTGCTGATAAAGGGACAATATTTC
Protein-coding regions in this window:
- a CDS encoding sigma 54-interacting transcriptional regulator; its protein translation is MRIDEYLIRDVFCIAWPATVEIIYLEAIKTSYHWFLLNEGEEIIGCIKRETLYDQLKTTDFTKLHSIAIKDLLTDVSVVTDEESSQINYDANKVIVVTDSKGKIKGVIDWAFEKKIHEIVNEDEWFLKEMQTVFDEFYQSIFVTDEKGNVIRVSSHDDQPYLGKNVFELERERAFYPSISAKAIKSGKRESGLQYTNTGEIFQIESIPIKNDLGEIVRVVSITKHSSEIKHLKKIQQETKTLLDSYQREVARIKQEKYDNKPLIYKSKAMEDVFELVKSVASVDTSVLILGETGVGKQMIANQVHLLSHRNDKPFVTINCGAIPENLLESELFGYEEGAFSGARRGGKLGLFQIADKGTIFLDEIGELPISLQVKLLRVLQERVILKIGGTKEHKIDVRIIAATNKDLSQMIKNGSFREDLYYRINVVPIRIPPLRERKGDIHALSYYFLDKFNKKYEKNVVLSPRQLEQILRYSWPGNVRELENAIERFTVLEQPLFFEDQTTDSLYFYELEKEERKLPTLTKFVETAEKELILKAMSRFSTTREMANGLGVNQSTIVRKLQKYGLRDNLQQKDIYIHNKIGN